Within Streptomyces roseirectus, the genomic segment GCGGTGCCGCTCACCCTCCTGCGCGGACAGCGCCCGCCCGGCACTGGCGGCCCGCTCGGCCTCCAGCCGGTCGAGCATCGCGTTGTACGTCATGATCAGCTCGGCGGTCTCCACCGGCCCCGCGACGACCGCACGCCCGCCGGGCCGCAGCAGGTCGGCGGAGGCCATGGCGCGCCCGAGCCGCCCCAGCGGGGCGAGACCGATGCGCAGGACGACGGCGTTGGCGACGAGCAGCACCACGAGCCCGGCGGCCACGACCAGCGCCTCGGCGGGCAGCACCGGCGTCGAGACGGTGACCGGGCCGAGCAGCAGAGCCGCGGCGACGACGAGGCCGACCGCGTTGAGGCAGAACATCCGCCAGAACAGCGACACGCTCCCGACTCCTCCTCTCCCGCTCCGCGACCCTCGCGAGGTCCCGCCCCGCACCCACGACACGCCCGTGACCAGCATCTTCGCCCGCAGCCAGATCCGTCCATCCGTCATGACACCCATATCGCCACCGTACGGCCGGATGGCAGCATGACGGTTCCGGGCATGTGTCCGGATCACATCGGCAAGACTTCCGTACACCGCGGAACTCTCAGCACGACATCAGCATCAAGGGGAAGAGAAACGTGTCTGCTCCACGCCTCCGGTCGACGCCGTTGCCGGGCATCGGGGTCCAGTACGACCTCGTGACGCGCGACCACCGCCACCTCTCGGTCGTGGCGCACCGCGACGGCACGCGGACGGTGAACGTGTACCGGTCCGACGACCCCGACTCCTGCGCCCAGTCCCTGCGGCTGACCACCGCCGAGGCGGGTTCGCTGATCGACGCGCTGATGCCGTCGCACCACAGCCCGAGCCTGCTCTACACCACCGACCTGGGGCTGGTCGCCGAGCGCGTGGAGGTCGGGGCGACCTCCCGGTGGAACGGGCGGCTGCTGGGCGACACCCGGATGCGCACCGAGACCGGTGCCTCGATCGTCGCGGTGCTGCGGCGCGCGGAGGCGATCCCGTCGCCCGCGCCGGACTTCCGGCTGGCCGGCGGTGACACGGTGATCGTGATCGGCACCCGGGAGGGCGTCGACGCGGCGGCCGCGATACTCGGTCAGGAGTGAACGGGTGCACTCCGCGGTCCTGCTCATCGAGTTCGGCTCCATCATCCTCGGCCTCGGACTGCTCGGGCGGGTCGCCGCCCGGTTCCAGTTCTCGCCGATCCCGCTGTACCTGCTGGCCGGTCTCGCCTTCGGTGAGGGCGGGCTGCTGCCGCTCGGCGCGAGCGAGGAGTTCGTCGCGACCGGCGCCGAGATCGGTGTCATCCTCCTGTTGCTGATGCTCGGCCTGGAGTACACGGCCAGCGATCTCGTCTCGAACCTCAAGTCGCACTACCCCGCCGGGCTGGTCGACTTCTGTCTCAACGCGCTCCCGGGCGCCGCCGCCGCGCTGCTGCTGGGCTGGGGGCCGGTCGCGGCCGTCGTCCTCGCGGGCGTCACCTGGATCTCGTCGTCCGGGGTGATCGCGAAGGTGCTCGGCGACCTGGGGCGGGTCGGCAACCGGGAGACGCCGGTGATCCTCAGCATCCTCGTGCTGGAGGACCTGGCGATGGCGGTCTACCTGCCGATCGTCACCGCGCTGGTCGCGGGCGCCGGGCTCCTGTCGGGCTCGCTGACGCTGGCGATCGCGCTCGGCGTCGCCGGGCTCGTGCTGTTCGTCGCGCTGCGGTACGGGCGCCTCATCTCGCGGTTCGTCTCCAGCGACGACCCGGAGAAGCTGCTGCTCGTCGTGCTGGGGCTGACGATCCTGGTGGCGGGTGTGGCGCAGGAGCTCCAGGTGTCGGCCGCCGTCGGCGCGTTCCTGGTGGGCATCGCGCTCTCCGGTGAGGTCGCCGAGGGCGCGCACACCCTGCTGAGCCCGCTGCGGGACCTCTTCGCCGCCGTCTTCTTCGTGTTCTTCGGGCTGCACACGGACCCGGCGAGCATCCCGCCCGTACTGCTGCCCGCGCTCGCGCTGGCGATCGTGACAGCCTGCACGAAGGTCGCCACCGGCTACTGGGCCGCCCGGCGCGCGGGCATCTCCGTCCGGGGCCGCTGGCGCACGGGCGGCACGCTGGTCGCGCGCGGTGAGTTCTCCATCGTCATCGCGGGTCTCGCGGTCACGGCCGGCATCGAGCCCTCGCTGGGCCCGCTGGCCACCGCGTACGTCCTTCTGCTGGTCATCCTCGGCCCGTTGACCGCCCGCTACACCGAACCCCTCGCAACCCGTTGGGCGTTGCGCCGGGAGAGCGCCAAGGCCCAGGAGCAGGCGCCCGCGCTGGAGAAGCAGGAGCAGACCTCGGTGGGCGACTGAGGTCCCGCCCCGGCCGTACGGCCCTCGGAGCGGTGCGCGGTAGGCGCCGTTTCGGGGGCCGTTCGCCATGCGGGCGCCCGCGGAGTGGACGCGGCTCCGAAGTCGCCCTTCCAGAAGAAGTCGCCCTCCTGGAAAGGGAGTTGAGCGCCCGTCCGACAACTTCTCCCACACCGTCAGGAAGCGTCCGACAACGCCTCCCGCATGACGCAGGTCACATCTCGTTGTGATCAAACCGTGGAACCTCCGTGTGGTTGTCGTGGCATGCTCATGGACCGTTACCGGCGAGTAAGGCGCCCTGCCCCGCCGGTCGTTCACTCCTTCACCCCCCTCACCTCCAGGACTGACGTTGCGCCGACGCACGAGGCCCTACCGCGCCCTCCTGCCCGCCTTAACCGCGAGCGCCCTGCTCCTCGCGGCGGGCTGCTCCGCCGCCCCGGCGGACGACCGCCCCGCCGCGGCCGACGAACAGATCGTCGCGGACCTCTCGACGCCCGCTCCGGACGACGCCCCGCTGGCCGTCGTCGCCGCGCCCGACGACGTGCCGACCGCCACCGCGCGCCCCGGCGGCGGGTCCGGCGGGCGGGTGAAGGCCGGAAAGCTGAGCGTGGCCTCGTACGACAGCCGGACCGGACGGGCCGTCATCTCCTCCAACGGGGGCAAGGGAAGCGAAAGTTCCCCATCGCCCACAAATTCCCCAAGCCCCTCGGAAACCACCGGAAACACGGAGTCGCCCACCGCCTCCGCGTCCCCTTCCGATTCCGAATCGGCCTCGTCCTCCCCGCCGTCCTCTCCCTCGCCCACCGACTCGGCTCCCGCCCAGTCCACCGCCGTGGGCGACGTCATCGCCAGCGCCCCCGCCCCGGGCGCCCCCAACGGTCTGCTCGCCAAGGTGACCAAGGTCCTCGGCGAGACGGACGAGGGCACCGAGGTGGAGACCGAACCGGCGCAACTGAACGCGCTGCTGGCCGACGAGACGGCGAAGGGGAGCGTGCCCGTCGACCCGTCCGCGTTCCGGATCGACAAGCTCCTGCCGGACGTCGACATCTCCTGGTCGAAGACCGAGGACGTACACATCGGCCCGAAGGGCGCGACCGTGCCGCTCGGCAGCCTGCGTCTCGACGTCACCGCCGGGCTGCCGGAGATCGGCGACGCGTCCGCGTCGGCCTCGGCGTCCGTGTCCGGCTTCGTCCAGGTCGCCCCGCAGGTCGACTTCACGTACGGGGGCGAGGGCGCCGACGCCTCCCCGCTCTCGGCGTACCTGGGCGTCTCCGGCGACTGGTCCTCCGGCTGGGCCCTCAGGGGCCGCGCCGCCGCCTCGGCGACCACCCAGCGCATCCCCTTCGCCAAGCTGCACGCCGACCCGGTGCTCCAGGTCGGGCCGGTCCCCGTCGTCGTCAACCTGGACCTGACCTGCTACGTCCAGATCACCGGCGACGGCAAGGTCACGGTCGACGTCGAGCAGAGCGTCGAGGGCGACTTCAAGGCGGGCGGGACCTTCGGGCTCGGCCAGGGCTGGTCGCCGGTCAACTCCTCGACGGTGACGAGCACTCCGGTCCGGACGTCCGTCACGTCCGCCGGTTCCGTCAAGGCGGCGCTGGGCGCGGAGGCGAGCGTGGGCCTGTACGGCACCGTCGGCGTCGTCGCCGACCTCGCGCCGTACGTGCGCGGTGAGGGCCGGCTCTCCGTCACCGGCACGGACGGCGACTTCGAGGCCCGGGGCACCTGGGCGCTGTTCGGCGGCATCGACCTCACCGGGACCCTGCGGTTCCAGTTGTCGATCTTCGGCACGCCCGTGTTCCAGCGGGACATCCCGTTGGGCGCGCTGCACCGCGAGTGGAAGCTGGCGGGCTCACCGGAGTGAGGCCGGGCGGGTCCCCGTACGCGGGGGCCCGCTTGTCCGTGCGGGCGTCCTCGCCATGGACGGCGCCCGCCCTGGCGTCCCTGCCCGGACAAGGGCTCACCTGCCCCTCCTAGCGCCCCCGCCCCGGATGGGGAACCCCCTACCCGTCCTGACTCCCCCACCCCTGCCTCCGCAGCACCGCCGCCACGTCCGGCGCCTCGTAGTGCTCGCCCTTGAGCACCTTCCCGTCCGCCCTGCGGGCGACCTCCCCGTCGGGCCCGAGCTTCGTCATGTTGGACCGGTGGATCTCCGCGAGCACGGCGTCGAGGTCGATCCCGTGCACGAGCGCCGTCCCGTAGGCGACGTACACGACGTCCGCGAGCTCGTGCGCGAGCCGGTCGAGCGGGCCGGTGACGGAGACCTCCGCCACCTCGGCGGCCTCCTCCGCGAGGAGCTTCCCGCGGTGCTCGGCGAGCGCGGGGGCGACCTCGGCGGGCGTACTGCGGGCGTCGAGCCCGAAGGCTCGGTGGAACTCACGGACCAATTCGGCGGGCGACGAACTCATGCACCGACTGTAACGGCGCCCACTGACAGCCCCGCCCCGGCATCCCCGCCCCGGCGGTCGCGGCCCGGACGTCCCCGGGCCCAGGGACACGATCGAGACGCCCCCAGGCCACTCCCCACGCCCCGGCGCTCCCCTCCCCGACTCCCTCCCGCCCTGTTCACCGCCCGCCCCGCCTGGCAGGATCGCGCCATGCCCAAGCTGTCCGCCCGAATCGGCAAACGCCACGCGCTCGAAGGCGCGGCGGCCGGTGTCGTCGTGCTCGGGCTGCTGCTGTGGTGGCTGCTGCCCCTGGGCGACAAGCCACCGTCCGGGTCGATCACGATCAGCACCGGCAACCAGGCGGGCGTCTACTACGAGTACGCGCGCCTGCTGAAGGGCGAGCTGTCCAAGGACATGCCGGACCTGGACGTCACCCTGCGCCAGAGCAACGGCTCGCAGGAGAACGTCGCGCGCGTGGCCGACCGGAAAGCGACCTTCGCGATCGCCGCCGCCGACGCCGTCGGGATGTACGACAGCAGGCACGCGGGCGCGGCGAACGAACTGCGCGCGGTGGCGCGCCTGTACGACGACTACCTCCAGCTGGTCGTGCCGGCGGACTCCCCCGTGACGTCGGTCGCCGGTCTGCGGGGCAAGCGGGTCGGTACGGGGTTGGAGGGTTCCGGGGTGCGCCTCATGGCCGACCGGGTGCTCGACGCGGCGGGCATCGACCCGGACAGGGACATCACGGCCATGGACGAGGGCATCGACTCGGGCCCGGAGCACCTGCGGGAGGGCCGGATCGACGCGTTCTTCTGGTCCGGCGGCGTGCCGACGAAGGGGCTGCAGAAGCTGTTCAGCGCCTCCGGCGAGTTCCGCTTCGTCCCGATCCCCGCCGACCTGGTCGCCAAGATGCACCAGCGGGACGAGGAGACCCGTTTCTACCGGGCCACCAACATGCCTGAGGACGCGTACCCGAAGGTCCAAGACGGCAAGACGGTACCGACCGTGGCCGTCGCCAACCTCCTGATCACGCGCGCGGACACGAAGAGCGACCTCGCCGAGTGGATGACCAAAACGGTCATCAAGAGCCGCGACGAGATCGGCCACCACGTCCACTCGGCGCAGCTGGTGGACCTGCGGACGGCCATCTACACGGACCCGCTGGGCCTCCACGCGGGCGCGCGCCGCTACTACCTCTCGGTGAAGCTCTAGGACGCCGTCCTGGGCACCCGCACCGTCACCCGCAACCCGTGCGGCTCGTGCGCCGCGTACGAGATCGAGCCCCCGCCCGCCGCGAGCAACGCGCGTGAGATCGACAGCCCGAGCCCCGACCCCTTGATGTTCTGGTGCCGTCCGCTGCGCCAGAACCGGTCCCCCACGCGCGCGAGCTCATCGTCGGTGAGACCGGGCCCGTGGTCGGTGACGACGACGGTCGCGTTGGCCCCGTCGACCGCGACGGACACCTGGACCTTCTCGCCCCGGGGGGTGAACTTGACGGCGTTGTCGATGACGGCGTCCAGGGCGCTGGACAGGGCGACCGGATCGACCCAGGCGGTGGTGGCCGGGCAGTCCCCGGCCAGCGTCACCCCTTTGGCCTCGGCGGTGGGCGCCCACGCGGCGACGCGT encodes:
- a CDS encoding cation:proton antiporter regulatory subunit, with product MSAPRLRSTPLPGIGVQYDLVTRDHRHLSVVAHRDGTRTVNVYRSDDPDSCAQSLRLTTAEAGSLIDALMPSHHSPSLLYTTDLGLVAERVEVGATSRWNGRLLGDTRMRTETGASIVAVLRRAEAIPSPAPDFRLAGGDTVIVIGTREGVDAAAAILGQE
- a CDS encoding cation:proton antiporter, whose product is MHSAVLLIEFGSIILGLGLLGRVAARFQFSPIPLYLLAGLAFGEGGLLPLGASEEFVATGAEIGVILLLLMLGLEYTASDLVSNLKSHYPAGLVDFCLNALPGAAAALLLGWGPVAAVVLAGVTWISSSGVIAKVLGDLGRVGNRETPVILSILVLEDLAMAVYLPIVTALVAGAGLLSGSLTLAIALGVAGLVLFVALRYGRLISRFVSSDDPEKLLLVVLGLTILVAGVAQELQVSAAVGAFLVGIALSGEVAEGAHTLLSPLRDLFAAVFFVFFGLHTDPASIPPVLLPALALAIVTACTKVATGYWAARRAGISVRGRWRTGGTLVARGEFSIVIAGLAVTAGIEPSLGPLATAYVLLLVILGPLTARYTEPLATRWALRRESAKAQEQAPALEKQEQTSVGD
- a CDS encoding MazG nucleotide pyrophosphohydrolase domain-containing protein — encoded protein: MSSSPAELVREFHRAFGLDARSTPAEVAPALAEHRGKLLAEEAAEVAEVSVTGPLDRLAHELADVVYVAYGTALVHGIDLDAVLAEIHRSNMTKLGPDGEVARRADGKVLKGEHYEAPDVAAVLRRQGWGSQDG
- a CDS encoding TAXI family TRAP transporter solute-binding subunit, with amino-acid sequence MPKLSARIGKRHALEGAAAGVVVLGLLLWWLLPLGDKPPSGSITISTGNQAGVYYEYARLLKGELSKDMPDLDVTLRQSNGSQENVARVADRKATFAIAAADAVGMYDSRHAGAANELRAVARLYDDYLQLVVPADSPVTSVAGLRGKRVGTGLEGSGVRLMADRVLDAAGIDPDRDITAMDEGIDSGPEHLREGRIDAFFWSGGVPTKGLQKLFSASGEFRFVPIPADLVAKMHQRDEETRFYRATNMPEDAYPKVQDGKTVPTVAVANLLITRADTKSDLAEWMTKTVIKSRDEIGHHVHSAQLVDLRTAIYTDPLGLHAGARRYYLSVKL